One window from the genome of Spirosoma rhododendri encodes:
- a CDS encoding response regulator, translated as MFSKSTPLIYLVDDDDDDRYLVQTILDNHYSACAVRVFASGADLLTHLTHQLDGRLPDLIILDLYMPMFNGFELLSRIKQNSDYEGIPVAIMSDSDEGESRDRCYRLGTNAYLTKTLNMAKMTAEICQLERYWSQGGLGLSGGKSTGLSKLFNFKNLPLN; from the coding sequence ATGTTCTCAAAATCTACTCCTCTCATTTACCTGGTTGATGATGATGACGATGATCGGTATCTGGTGCAGACCATCCTCGACAATCATTACAGTGCGTGTGCGGTTCGTGTGTTTGCCAGTGGAGCAGATTTACTTACGCATCTGACGCATCAGCTCGATGGACGCCTACCTGATCTGATTATTCTCGATCTGTACATGCCCATGTTCAATGGCTTTGAACTGCTGTCGCGGATCAAGCAGAACAGTGACTACGAAGGTATCCCGGTTGCTATCATGTCGGATTCCGATGAGGGCGAATCGCGCGATCGTTGCTACCGGCTGGGAACAAATGCCTACCTGACCAAAACGCTTAACATGGCCAAAATGACTGCTGAAATCTGTCAGCTTGAGCGATACTGGTCACAGGGTGGTCTCGGCTTGTCGGGCGGTAAATCGACCGGTTTATCCAAACTCTTTAACTTCAAAAATCTGCCGCTGAACTAG
- a CDS encoding asparagine synthetase B has protein sequence MNKLLLLGLLLVSGLARANSILIPMDDRQSNHLKAYGIAYKLLKDDLEVDWLLNYRGGSFLVKQRAGIETECRVRGVSFETISDAQTATIKQQLANPDLNMDVVTLQKAAKIIVYSPIKISPSEFENTDAVLLVLTYAEIPYEVVYDEEILKGELPKYDWLHLHHEDFTGQFGRNLHRQTLADIKAQEDIAKKYGFPKVSQMKLAVAKNIKSFCAGGGYLFAMCSGAETLDIALAAEGVDIVGNAYDGDGVDTDAQRKLDYTKCLAFQNFTLEGDNGYRGFSTFSDINATGAGGYDQPGGYFQLFNFSAKWDVIPAMLTQNHETIIKEFFGQTTAFRKTTVKPSTLVMGEGKTSDRYIYGEVGKGQWTFYGGHDPEGIRGGGGWRNPTDLNLHPHSPGYRLILNNVLFPSARKKKRKT, from the coding sequence ATGAACAAATTACTTCTGTTGGGTTTGCTGCTCGTGTCGGGGCTGGCGCGGGCCAACTCGATTCTGATTCCGATGGACGATCGGCAATCCAACCACCTCAAAGCGTATGGCATTGCGTACAAACTACTGAAAGACGATCTGGAAGTCGACTGGCTGCTCAACTACCGGGGGGGCAGTTTTCTGGTCAAGCAGCGGGCGGGCATTGAAACCGAATGCCGGGTGCGGGGTGTGTCGTTTGAAACCATTTCCGACGCACAAACCGCTACGATCAAGCAGCAGCTTGCCAACCCCGACCTGAATATGGACGTGGTGACGCTGCAAAAAGCCGCCAAAATCATCGTCTATTCACCCATCAAAATCAGCCCGTCGGAGTTCGAGAATACCGACGCCGTGCTGCTCGTGCTGACCTACGCCGAGATACCGTACGAGGTGGTTTACGACGAAGAAATCCTTAAGGGTGAACTGCCCAAATACGACTGGCTGCACCTGCACCACGAAGATTTTACGGGGCAGTTTGGCCGTAACCTGCACCGGCAAACCCTGGCCGACATCAAGGCGCAGGAAGATATTGCGAAGAAATACGGCTTTCCGAAAGTGTCGCAGATGAAACTGGCCGTGGCCAAAAACATCAAGTCGTTCTGCGCGGGGGGCGGCTACCTGTTTGCCATGTGCTCCGGGGCCGAAACGCTCGATATCGCGCTGGCCGCTGAAGGCGTCGACATTGTTGGCAATGCCTACGACGGCGATGGTGTCGATACCGACGCGCAACGCAAACTCGACTATACCAAGTGCCTGGCGTTTCAGAACTTCACGCTCGAAGGCGACAACGGGTACCGGGGTTTCTCAACCTTCTCCGACATCAACGCGACCGGAGCAGGTGGCTACGATCAGCCGGGCGGTTATTTTCAGCTGTTCAATTTCTCGGCCAAGTGGGACGTAATCCCGGCCATGCTGACGCAGAACCACGAAACCATCATCAAGGAGTTTTTCGGGCAGACGACGGCCTTCCGTAAAACGACGGTCAAGCCGAGCACACTGGTGATGGGGGAGGGCAAAACCTCCGACCGGTACATCTACGGCGAAGTGGGCAAGGGCCAATGGACGTTCTACGGCGGGCACGACCCCGAAGGCATCCGGGGCGGGGGCGGCTGGCGCAACCCCACCGACCTGAATCTGCATCCGCACTCACCCGGTTACCGCCTGATTCTCAACAATGTCCTGTTCCCCTCCGCCCGCAAGAAAAAGCGCAAAACGTGA
- a CDS encoding NADP-dependent oxidoreductase, whose product MKAVVLSDWGDASNFSVQDVPNPAIRPNEVLVRVRAFGVNPADFKTRSGTAPYAKAYTHPIILGWDMAGDIVAVGSEVTDFQQGDAVYGMVNFPEPGQAYAEYVAAPADNLALRPAKLTYEQAAAAPLAVLTAWQALTEHGHLEAGQTVLVQAASGGVGHLGVQLAKALGAKVIGTASGKNEAFVKSLGVDEFIDYTTTKVEEVLNDIDLVFDTAGADTIFQSAEVLKPGGRLISIAYGAMDKVLDKRPDITAERILVHTSGDDLRTINKLIDAGKLHIEVSQVLPADQMAEAHRQLESRRTTGKIVLHF is encoded by the coding sequence ATGAAAGCTGTTGTTTTAAGCGACTGGGGCGACGCCAGTAACTTTTCTGTTCAGGACGTTCCCAATCCTGCTATTCGACCCAACGAGGTTCTCGTCCGCGTTCGGGCGTTCGGTGTAAATCCGGCCGATTTCAAAACCCGCAGCGGCACCGCGCCTTACGCCAAAGCCTATACGCACCCCATCATTCTGGGTTGGGACATGGCCGGCGACATTGTAGCCGTTGGTAGCGAAGTAACCGACTTTCAGCAGGGCGACGCGGTCTATGGCATGGTCAACTTCCCCGAACCCGGTCAGGCTTATGCCGAATACGTAGCGGCACCGGCCGACAATCTGGCTCTAAGACCCGCCAAACTAACCTACGAGCAGGCGGCAGCGGCACCGCTCGCGGTGCTGACGGCCTGGCAGGCACTGACCGAACACGGCCACCTCGAAGCGGGCCAAACGGTACTGGTTCAGGCCGCTTCGGGCGGGGTGGGTCACCTGGGCGTACAGCTGGCTAAAGCCCTCGGTGCCAAAGTGATCGGCACGGCATCGGGCAAAAACGAAGCCTTCGTCAAATCGCTGGGCGTCGATGAATTTATCGACTACACAACGACAAAGGTAGAGGAAGTGCTCAACGATATTGATCTGGTATTTGATACCGCCGGTGCCGACACGATTTTCCAGTCGGCGGAGGTCTTGAAACCGGGCGGACGCCTTATTTCAATTGCCTACGGAGCCATGGACAAGGTACTGGACAAACGCCCGGACATCACCGCCGAGCGTATTCTGGTTCATACCAGTGGCGACGACCTGCGGACGATCAACAAACTGATCGACGCCGGTAAGCTGCACATAGAAGTCAGTCAGGTGTTACCCGCCGATCAGATGGCGGAAGCACATCGCCAGCTCGAAAGCCGTCGGACAACCGGCAAAATCGTCCTGCATTTCTAA
- a CDS encoding TonB-dependent receptor, producing MTIKQLLQIVLLTLFSTLSMAQTTIRGVVTDAKTSNTPLAGATITATGAANGTTTDSSGHFELRTAKSVSDVRVSFMGYQPQTVPVTDPNAALTIALAPDDGRSLDEVRVSSRYYRTYTTNSISSALRLRTAPINLSQTIQTITPEVIADQGSFNMTEGVSRNVSGVIRQEVSNNLGPYLFMRGGLISSLRNGIDLTPIYRGPSPDDAAIIERVEFIKGPSLFMNNIGDPAGSFNIVTKQPTGTRRYAATAMLGSFDFYRLAVDLDGQFDKKGKLLYRLNTVGMRTNSFVKFDNNRRFLVAPVLKYRISDRTYVSAEYQYQANSYAMYSPIVMTPQGFGTLPIDFSLTEPSLAPIRARDHTGFLTFAHQVSANWQLTVRASFLRNDAEGVYLWVTNVNPANPNVLLRNPKYDLNRTEVYSQQAFVNGAFTTGGLRHQLLGGIDVNQKRFRADSYVSYDTYKDGKGATQLTYYPLDVTNPNYGAEISTYHTPGGLANGNTSQRVSYESAYLLDELSLLHSKLRLTVAGRFTAARTSNDVSGAHTQSGDNIITPRLGISYSLHPDLSVYALYDRTFVPQAGVTSSGEAVRPLQGVNREIGIKKNWFNGRWNSTLSVYRINRSNIIATDPSNAQYRIQVGQTMSQGVDVDVVGQVARGLNVVVNYAYCDSKIEQDVNPLLVGTPTPMFVKHVQNTWLNYALPAVSGLTVSLGYQYQGGRGERFATATQHTTPDYFRLDGGLGWQHRSLRVNLIVNNLLNRQLIATPWYRNGLYYWVPQPPINGRLTVSYVF from the coding sequence ATGACTATCAAACAATTACTACAAATCGTACTGCTCACGTTATTCTCTACGCTGAGTATGGCCCAGACGACGATTCGGGGCGTTGTGACCGACGCAAAAACGTCGAATACGCCATTGGCCGGGGCCACCATCACCGCAACGGGTGCAGCCAACGGCACAACCACCGATAGCAGCGGGCACTTTGAACTTCGCACTGCTAAATCGGTATCGGACGTGCGGGTAAGTTTTATGGGGTATCAGCCGCAGACAGTGCCCGTTACCGACCCGAATGCGGCACTAACCATTGCACTCGCCCCCGACGACGGCCGCAGTCTGGACGAAGTGCGGGTCAGTTCGCGTTACTACCGCACCTACACGACCAACAGTATTTCGAGCGCGCTGCGGCTGCGAACAGCCCCCATTAACCTTTCGCAGACCATTCAGACAATAACGCCCGAAGTGATTGCCGATCAGGGTAGTTTCAACATGACCGAGGGCGTGAGCCGCAACGTCAGCGGGGTGATCCGGCAGGAGGTGTCGAATAACCTGGGGCCGTACCTGTTTATGCGGGGTGGGCTGATTTCCAGCCTGCGCAACGGTATTGACCTGACGCCCATCTACCGGGGGCCGTCGCCCGACGACGCGGCCATTATCGAGCGGGTCGAGTTTATCAAAGGACCGTCGCTGTTTATGAACAATATCGGCGATCCGGCGGGCAGCTTCAACATCGTTACCAAACAGCCCACGGGTACACGCCGGTACGCAGCCACTGCCATGCTGGGCAGCTTCGATTTTTACCGGCTGGCCGTTGATCTCGACGGCCAGTTCGACAAAAAAGGGAAGTTGCTGTACCGGCTCAACACGGTCGGTATGCGGACCAACTCGTTTGTTAAGTTCGATAACAACCGGCGGTTTCTGGTGGCCCCCGTGCTCAAATACCGCATCAGCGACCGTACCTATGTGTCGGCCGAATACCAGTATCAGGCAAACAGCTACGCGATGTACAGCCCGATCGTGATGACTCCTCAGGGCTTCGGAACACTACCCATCGACTTTTCCCTCACCGAACCTAGTCTTGCCCCGATCCGGGCGCGCGACCACACTGGTTTTCTGACGTTCGCGCATCAGGTCAGCGCCAACTGGCAACTAACCGTGCGGGCGTCGTTTCTGCGCAATGACGCCGAGGGGGTATATCTGTGGGTGACGAACGTAAACCCGGCCAATCCGAACGTGCTGCTCCGGAATCCCAAGTATGACCTGAACCGTACGGAAGTGTATTCGCAGCAGGCATTCGTCAACGGCGCGTTCACGACCGGCGGGCTTCGGCATCAGCTGCTGGGCGGTATCGACGTGAATCAGAAACGGTTTCGCGCCGACAGCTACGTGTCGTACGATACCTACAAAGATGGCAAGGGCGCAACGCAGTTGACGTACTACCCGCTCGACGTGACCAACCCCAACTACGGCGCTGAAATCTCGACCTACCACACGCCGGGCGGTCTGGCCAACGGCAATACGAGTCAGCGGGTGTCGTATGAATCGGCTTACCTGCTCGACGAACTGAGCCTGCTGCACAGCAAACTGCGCCTGACGGTAGCGGGCCGGTTTACCGCAGCCCGCACGAGCAACGACGTATCGGGCGCGCACACGCAATCGGGCGATAACATCATCACGCCCCGGCTGGGCATCAGCTACAGCCTGCACCCCGACCTGTCGGTATACGCGCTCTACGACCGGACGTTCGTGCCGCAGGCGGGCGTTACCAGCAGTGGGGAAGCCGTCCGGCCGTTGCAGGGGGTGAACCGGGAAATTGGTATCAAGAAAAACTGGTTCAACGGTCGCTGGAACTCAACGCTGTCGGTCTACCGCATCAACCGCTCGAATATCATTGCCACCGACCCCAGCAACGCGCAATACCGGATTCAGGTCGGGCAAACAATGTCGCAGGGCGTTGATGTCGACGTGGTAGGTCAGGTCGCGCGGGGGCTGAACGTGGTAGTCAATTACGCGTATTGCGACTCAAAAATCGAGCAGGATGTCAACCCGCTGCTCGTCGGTACGCCCACGCCGATGTTTGTGAAACATGTGCAGAACACCTGGCTCAACTACGCGCTGCCCGCCGTGTCCGGCCTGACGGTGTCGCTGGGCTATCAGTATCAGGGTGGGCGGGGCGAACGCTTTGCCACCGCCACGCAGCATACCACACCCGATTACTTTCGGCTCGACGGTGGGCTGGGCTGGCAGCACCGGTCGCTGCGGGTAAATCTGATTGTGAATAACCTGCTCAACCGGCAACTGATTGCGACGCCCTGGTACCGCAACGGCCTGTATTATTGGGTGCCGCAACCACCCATCAACGGTCGTCTGACGGTGAGTTACGTGTTCTAG
- the acs gene encoding acetate--CoA ligase, whose translation MRIRSFDEYQAAYQKSVEDPEAFWAEVAQNFHWRKPWTKTLQWNFDEPNIKWFVGGKLNITENCLDRHLAERGDQPAIVWEPNDPNEVGTTLTYRMLHDQVCRFANVLKRNGVVKGDRVCIYMPMVPELAIAVLACARIGAVHSVVFGGFSAQSIADRINDAQCKVVITADGSYRGNKEVPLKNTVDDALIGCPSVKRVIVMTRTRTPVSMIKGRDVWWEQELKQVTADCPAEEMDAEDMLFILYTSGSTGKPKGVVHTCGGYMVYAAYTFQNVFQYEPGQVHFCTADIGWITGHSYIVYGPLACGATSVIFEGVPTYPDCGRFWDITDKHKVNILYTAPTAIRSLMGFGTDVFNKYDLSSIDVLGSVGEPINAEAWHWYDDHVGKNRAPIVDTWWQTETGGILISPLAGITKTKPTFATLPLPGVQPILVDENGKEIEGNGVSGNLCMKFPWPGILRTTYGDHERCRQTYFATYPGLYFTGDGCLRDEDGYYRITGRVDDVLNVSGHRIGTAEVENAINMHTGVVESAVVGYPHDIKGQGIYAYVITEHPMDDKDADLTKRDINATVSRVIGPIAKPDKIQFVSGLPKTRSGKIMRRILRKIAEGDTNNLGDTTTLLDPAVVDEIKSGVL comes from the coding sequence ATGCGTATCCGCTCGTTTGATGAATACCAGGCTGCGTACCAGAAAAGCGTAGAAGATCCAGAAGCGTTCTGGGCCGAAGTCGCGCAGAACTTTCACTGGCGCAAACCCTGGACCAAAACCCTGCAATGGAATTTTGACGAACCCAACATCAAATGGTTTGTTGGGGGGAAGCTAAACATCACCGAAAACTGCCTCGACCGGCACCTCGCTGAGCGGGGCGATCAGCCAGCGATTGTCTGGGAACCCAACGACCCCAACGAAGTCGGTACGACACTCACGTACCGGATGCTGCACGATCAGGTCTGCCGATTCGCTAATGTGCTGAAACGCAACGGCGTTGTTAAAGGCGACCGCGTCTGTATCTATATGCCGATGGTGCCCGAGCTGGCGATTGCCGTGCTGGCCTGCGCCCGCATCGGGGCCGTTCACTCGGTGGTATTCGGTGGTTTTTCGGCGCAGAGTATCGCCGACCGTATCAACGACGCCCAGTGCAAAGTGGTTATCACCGCCGATGGTTCGTACCGGGGCAACAAGGAAGTGCCGCTCAAAAATACCGTCGACGACGCGCTGATCGGCTGCCCCAGCGTAAAGCGGGTGATCGTGATGACCCGTACCCGCACGCCGGTGTCGATGATTAAAGGCCGCGACGTTTGGTGGGAACAGGAGTTGAAGCAGGTTACGGCCGACTGCCCCGCCGAAGAGATGGACGCCGAAGACATGCTGTTTATCCTGTACACGTCCGGCTCAACGGGCAAGCCGAAAGGTGTCGTGCACACCTGCGGGGGCTACATGGTTTACGCGGCTTACACGTTCCAGAACGTGTTCCAGTATGAGCCCGGTCAGGTACATTTCTGCACCGCCGACATTGGCTGGATTACGGGCCACAGCTACATCGTATACGGGCCGCTCGCCTGTGGCGCTACCTCAGTAATTTTTGAGGGCGTACCCACCTACCCCGACTGCGGGCGGTTCTGGGACATCACCGACAAGCATAAAGTCAACATTCTGTATACAGCACCTACGGCCATCCGGTCGCTGATGGGCTTCGGTACGGATGTTTTCAACAAATACGATCTAAGTAGTATCGACGTGCTGGGATCGGTGGGTGAGCCCATCAATGCCGAAGCCTGGCACTGGTACGACGATCACGTTGGCAAGAACCGCGCGCCGATTGTCGACACCTGGTGGCAGACCGAAACGGGCGGGATTCTGATTTCGCCGTTGGCCGGTATCACCAAAACCAAACCGACCTTCGCTACGCTGCCCCTGCCGGGCGTGCAGCCGATTCTGGTCGATGAAAACGGCAAGGAGATCGAAGGAAACGGCGTCAGCGGTAACCTGTGTATGAAGTTTCCGTGGCCGGGTATTCTCCGCACGACCTATGGCGACCACGAACGCTGCCGCCAAACGTATTTCGCCACCTACCCCGGCCTGTACTTCACAGGCGACGGCTGCCTGCGCGACGAAGACGGCTATTACCGCATCACGGGCCGGGTCGACGACGTGCTGAACGTGTCGGGCCACCGCATCGGTACCGCCGAGGTCGAGAACGCGATCAACATGCACACGGGTGTAGTTGAGAGCGCGGTGGTTGGTTACCCGCACGACATCAAAGGGCAGGGCATATACGCCTACGTCATTACCGAGCACCCGATGGACGACAAAGACGCCGACCTGACCAAGCGCGACATCAACGCGACCGTTAGCCGCGTCATCGGCCCCATCGCCAAGCCCGACAAGATTCAGTTCGTATCGGGCCTGCCCAAGACCCGTTCGGGCAAAATCATGCGCCGGATTCTCCGCAAAATTGCCGAGGGAGACACGAATAACCTCGGCGACACCACTACCCTGCTCGATCCCGCCGTCGTTGACGAGATCAAATCAGGGGTGCTGTAA
- a CDS encoding PepSY-associated TM helix domain-containing protein, giving the protein MAPSTLESTTFFFLTYVSFLKKATRWSFRLHSWLGLATGLFLLLFGLTGSALVFRPELDRWANPELHQLTPGPTTVSIDRMYRMLVRRYPNLTKIVLHDFPQGPADSYEFMLYRNLSRVQDAYLYFVVIDPYTGRILREGGYDEIGPSFWRWLNLFHYSFQAGAPGKLLGAVLGVTMILSLLTGLVIYRKHVWNVLRFRERINWKNRHRALSSLHRVVGVWSLLFNVLLFGTGLVMNATYFDPATWRLKPPIQNQVVPVSLDALLSRSKQRVPGFEPIAINIPTTAGQPILVRGHFPQTTFFLYQGKASHIAFDAQTGQLLTVDPIEHQPFGKRFHWASYQAHIGLFGGLPIRWLYVVLGLTPGLLSLTGAWLWYRRTRFKRQPKLVAA; this is encoded by the coding sequence GTGGCTCCGTCAACACTGGAGTCGACTACTTTCTTCTTCCTCACTTACGTGTCTTTTCTGAAAAAAGCGACCCGCTGGTCGTTTCGGCTGCATAGCTGGCTGGGACTGGCGACGGGTCTGTTTCTCCTGCTCTTCGGCCTGACGGGTTCGGCACTGGTGTTCCGCCCCGAACTCGACCGCTGGGCCAATCCCGAACTGCATCAGCTGACGCCCGGCCCCACAACCGTTTCCATCGACCGGATGTACCGGATGCTGGTTCGGCGCTACCCCAACCTGACCAAAATCGTGCTGCACGACTTTCCGCAGGGGCCTGCCGACAGCTACGAATTTATGCTGTACCGCAACCTGAGCCGGGTGCAGGACGCGTACCTGTACTTCGTCGTGATCGACCCGTATACCGGCCGGATTCTGCGCGAAGGCGGCTACGACGAGATCGGGCCGTCGTTCTGGCGGTGGCTCAACCTGTTTCATTACAGTTTTCAGGCCGGTGCGCCGGGAAAACTGCTGGGTGCGGTGCTGGGCGTAACCATGATTCTGTCGCTGCTGACCGGGCTGGTTATCTACCGCAAACACGTCTGGAACGTGCTGCGCTTCCGCGAACGAATCAACTGGAAAAACCGCCACCGGGCCCTATCGTCGCTGCATCGGGTGGTGGGCGTGTGGTCGCTGCTGTTCAACGTGTTGCTGTTCGGAACGGGGCTGGTGATGAACGCTACTTATTTCGATCCGGCCACGTGGCGGCTGAAGCCACCGATTCAGAATCAGGTCGTACCGGTCAGTCTGGATGCGCTGCTGAGTCGGTCGAAACAGCGCGTACCCGGTTTTGAACCCATCGCGATCAACATACCGACCACGGCGGGGCAACCCATTCTGGTCCGGGGGCATTTTCCGCAGACGACCTTTTTTCTTTATCAGGGCAAGGCCAGCCATATCGCCTTCGATGCACAGACCGGGCAACTGCTGACCGTCGACCCCATCGAACACCAGCCGTTTGGCAAACGCTTCCACTGGGCGTCGTATCAGGCACATATCGGGCTGTTTGGCGGTCTGCCGATTCGCTGGCTGTACGTCGTGCTTGGCCTGACGCCCGGGTTACTTTCCCTCACGGGTGCGTGGCTCTGGTACCGCCGGACCCGCTTTAAACGACAGCCGAAGCTGGTTGCCGCCTGA
- a CDS encoding M1 family metallopeptidase: MRSLFFAFIIVTILIGCSRRSMPQAELITVEPGVSQTLAQLRRQTISNPAYQLSLTVPAQKDQPIPATETISFDWTASTQPLLIDFKENRNHLLALTINGDTAAISFENEHIIINADRLKAGRNQIGIRFTAGDLSLNRNDDYLYTLLVPDRARTVFPCFDQPDLKATFQLTLTIPENWVAIGNAPVQDSSSANNRKTIRFAPSDVIPTYLFSFVAGKFTVVHEKPDGRPMTLLHRETDPVKIRLSQDSLFSLHAGALRFLEAYTQRPYPFAKFDFAAIPDFQYGGMEHVGAIDYKASALYLDNGATRDQKLARASVIAHETAHMWFGDLVTMRWFNDVWLKEVFANFMADKVTAITMPEVNNDLKFVIDHLPAAFAVDRTEGANPIGQPLANLQEAGSLYGGIIYHKAPIMMRQLEALIGPDNLRDGLREYIRTYAFGNATWNDLITILDKRTPADLKSWSEVWVGQTGRPVVTCQLDQQAGRVNKLSVSQVGEDGSKRVWPQSFEVSLVYADHTDTMPVSLTSAQVNVPEAAGKAAPLFVVLNSDGRGYGRFAVDTAMLGRLPMLTNPVSRAASYINLYENMLAGQGVSPAQLANAYLPLLSTEGEELNLRLLTSQLSDIVWNFTRPTDRPALAKQAEQASWQAMEQMKTPGPSSPGPSSPGLKKVLFRLYQSIAFSPDAQQRLYQIWSDQQAPAGVTLTEDDYTALALSLAVRDYAAPDILTRQLARIKNPDRQKRLQFLMPALSGNPAERDQFFASLADAKNREREAWVTAALGYLHHPLRAETSAKYLAKSLDLLDEIQRTGDIFFPESWLRATLSNYQTPDVARLIRQFLADRPTYNARLRNKLLQAADGSFRASKLLY; the protein is encoded by the coding sequence ATGCGCTCCCTGTTTTTCGCCTTCATCATCGTCACAATTCTGATTGGCTGTAGCCGTCGTTCCATGCCACAAGCCGAGTTAATCACCGTCGAGCCGGGCGTTTCGCAAACGCTGGCTCAGTTGCGCCGACAAACGATCAGTAACCCCGCCTACCAGTTGTCGCTCACCGTACCAGCGCAGAAAGACCAGCCCATCCCGGCAACAGAAACCATCTCGTTCGACTGGACAGCATCGACTCAACCGCTGCTGATCGACTTCAAGGAAAACCGTAATCACCTGCTGGCGCTGACCATAAACGGCGATACGGCAGCGATTTCGTTTGAAAACGAGCACATTATCATCAACGCCGACCGGTTGAAAGCCGGACGTAATCAGATTGGCATTCGCTTCACGGCGGGCGACCTGTCGCTCAACCGCAACGACGACTACCTGTACACGCTGCTCGTTCCCGACCGCGCCCGGACGGTCTTTCCCTGCTTCGATCAGCCCGATCTGAAAGCGACGTTTCAGCTCACGCTGACGATACCCGAAAACTGGGTGGCTATCGGTAATGCGCCGGTGCAGGATTCCAGCTCGGCAAACAATCGCAAAACCATCCGGTTTGCCCCGTCCGACGTTATTCCCACGTATCTGTTTTCGTTCGTAGCCGGGAAATTTACGGTCGTTCACGAAAAACCCGACGGGCGACCCATGACGCTGCTGCACCGCGAAACCGACCCGGTCAAGATCAGGCTAAGTCAGGATTCGCTGTTTTCGCTGCACGCGGGTGCCCTGCGCTTTCTGGAAGCCTATACCCAGCGGCCCTACCCCTTCGCCAAGTTCGATTTTGCGGCCATCCCCGATTTTCAGTACGGCGGTATGGAGCACGTCGGGGCCATCGATTACAAAGCCTCGGCCCTCTACCTCGACAACGGGGCCACGCGCGATCAGAAGCTGGCGCGGGCGTCGGTGATTGCCCACGAAACGGCGCACATGTGGTTCGGCGACCTGGTTACGATGCGCTGGTTCAACGACGTGTGGCTCAAGGAAGTGTTCGCCAATTTCATGGCCGACAAAGTCACGGCGATCACGATGCCGGAGGTAAATAATGACCTTAAATTTGTGATCGATCACCTACCCGCTGCCTTCGCCGTCGACCGTACCGAGGGGGCCAACCCGATCGGGCAACCGCTGGCGAATTTGCAGGAAGCCGGGTCGCTCTACGGCGGCATCATCTACCACAAAGCGCCAATCATGATGCGGCAGTTGGAAGCCCTCATCGGCCCCGACAACCTGCGCGACGGCCTGCGCGAGTACATCCGTACCTACGCCTTCGGCAACGCGACATGGAACGACCTCATCACGATTTTAGACAAACGGACACCCGCCGACCTGAAAAGCTGGAGCGAAGTATGGGTCGGGCAGACGGGCCGCCCCGTGGTAACCTGCCAACTCGATCAGCAGGCTGGACGCGTTAACAAACTGTCGGTGTCGCAGGTGGGGGAAGACGGCTCAAAACGCGTGTGGCCACAGTCGTTCGAGGTGTCGCTGGTGTATGCCGACCATACCGACACGATGCCCGTCAGCCTGACGTCGGCGCAGGTAAACGTACCGGAAGCCGCCGGAAAAGCCGCTCCGTTGTTTGTTGTGCTGAACAGCGATGGGCGGGGTTACGGCCGGTTTGCGGTCGATACGGCGATGCTCGGTCGACTACCAATGCTGACTAACCCCGTCAGCCGGGCCGCTTCGTACATCAATCTGTACGAGAATATGCTGGCCGGGCAGGGAGTCAGTCCGGCCCAACTGGCCAACGCGTATTTGCCCCTTCTGTCGACGGAGGGCGAGGAACTGAATCTGCGCCTGCTAACCAGTCAGCTATCGGATATCGTCTGGAATTTCACCCGCCCCACCGACCGCCCGGCCCTGGCAAAGCAGGCTGAACAAGCGAGCTGGCAGGCCATGGAGCAGATGAAAACACCGGGACCATCCAGTCCGGGACCATCCAGTCCGGGCCTAAAGAAAGTGCTGTTTCGGCTGTACCAGAGCATCGCCTTCAGCCCCGACGCGCAGCAGCGACTCTACCAGATCTGGAGCGATCAGCAGGCACCGGCGGGGGTCACGCTCACCGAAGACGATTACACCGCGCTGGCCCTGTCGCTGGCCGTCCGCGACTATGCCGCCCCCGACATTCTGACGCGGCAACTCGCCCGCATCAAGAACCCCGATCGGCAGAAACGGCTTCAGTTTCTGATGCCCGCCCTTTCCGGCAACCCGGCCGAGCGCGACCAGTTTTTCGCATCACTGGCCGACGCCAAAAATCGCGAGCGTGAAGCCTGGGTAACGGCGGCTCTGGGTTATCTACACCACCCGCTGCGGGCCGAAACGTCGGCGAAGTACCTGGCAAAGAGCCTCGACCTGCTGGACGAGATTCAACGAACGGGCGATATTTTCTTCCCCGAATCATGGCTGCGGGCGACCTTATCGAACTACCAGACACCCGATGTGGCCCGGCTCATTCGCCAGTTTCTGGCCGACCGTCCGACCTACAATGCACGGCTGCGTAACAAGCTGCTCCAGGCCGCCGATGGGTCGTTCAGAGCCAGCAAATTGTTGTATTAG